Proteins encoded together in one Oscillospiraceae bacterium window:
- a CDS encoding peptidylprolyl isomerase: MNYPFDILETKEKLNCKITLDNEEVIELELYPDIAPISVSNFKYLASKGFYNGLIFHRVVEGFMIQGGCPEGRGTGGPGYHIKGEFLSNGVENNLKHERGVISMARAFDFDSAGSQFFIMHKDAPHLDGQYAAFGKVIDGMDVVDKIAKEKVDFSDKPLCDVIIKSITVE, encoded by the coding sequence ATGAATTATCCATTTGATATACTTGAAACAAAAGAAAAATTAAATTGTAAAATAACTTTAGATAATGAAGAAGTAATTGAACTTGAACTTTATCCCGATATTGCGCCAATTTCAGTTTCAAACTTTAAATATCTTGCATCAAAAGGTTTTTATAACGGGCTTATTTTCCACAGAGTTGTTGAAGGCTTTATGATTCAGGGTGGGTGTCCTGAAGGCAGAGGTACAGGCGGACCGGGTTATCATATTAAAGGCGAATTTTTATCAAACGGAGTAGAAAATAACTTAAAACACGAAAGAGGCGTTATTTCAATGGCACGTGCATTTGATTTTGATTCTGCAGGCTCTCAGTTTTTTATTATGCACAAAGATGCTCCACACCTTGACGGTCAATATGCTGCTTTCGGTAAAGTTATTGATGGAATGGATGTTGTTGATAAAATTGCAAAAGAAAAGGTTGATTTTTCTGACAAACCTTTATGCGATGTTATAATTAAGTCTATAACAGTAGAGTAA
- a CDS encoding dUTP diphosphatase, whose product MKTRGFMVCKGFENDNILLPKRSTKNSAGYDFSASEDIVIESFFKKAVKAITNKEESPLKPTLIKTGIKAYMPEDEVLYIYNRSSNPMKKGMVLANSVGVIDSDYFGNPDNDGHIMFAFYNFFPFDITIKKGEKIGQGIFQKYLIADDDTAEGERLGGYGSTGR is encoded by the coding sequence ATGAAAACGAGAGGCTTTATGGTATGTAAAGGATTTGAAAATGATAATATTTTATTACCCAAAAGAAGTACTAAAAACAGTGCGGGATATGATTTCTCAGCATCCGAAGATATAGTTATAGAATCATTTTTTAAAAAAGCAGTCAAAGCAATAACCAATAAAGAAGAATCTCCCTTAAAACCTACACTTATTAAAACAGGAATAAAAGCATATATGCCGGAAGATGAAGTGTTATATATTTATAACAGGTCATCCAATCCTATGAAAAAAGGAATGGTACTTGCAAATTCTGTAGGTGTTATTGACAGTGATTACTTTGGTAATCCTGACAATGACGGGCATATTATGTTTGCTTTTTATAATTTTTTTCCATTTGATATAACAATTAAAAAAGGGGAAAAAATAGGTCAGGGAATATTCCAGAAATATTTGATAGCAGATGATGATACTGCTGAAGGTGAAAGACTTGGCGGTTACGGAAGTACAGGGAGGTAA
- a CDS encoding peptidylprolyl isomerase, whose product MKRLIFVFTLILALLLTGCANVKQTSGDGNNLSNNEQELKYPFEIIESKEIIEAEIILDNGNTIKLDLYPEIAPITVSNFKYLADEKFYDGLIFHRVIEGFMIQGGCPNGIGNGGPNYRIKGEFLANGVENDLEHTRGVISMARSSANDSAGSQFFIMHNDAPHLDGQYAAFGRVTEGIEFVDEIATCETDANDKPLKDIKIKTIIVK is encoded by the coding sequence ATGAAAAGATTAATATTTGTATTTACTTTAATTCTTGCACTTCTTCTTACTGGCTGTGCGAATGTTAAGCAGACATCAGGTGACGGTAATAATTTAAGTAATAACGAACAAGAACTTAAATATCCGTTTGAAATTATAGAGTCAAAAGAAATAATTGAAGCAGAGATTATACTTGATAACGGAAATACAATTAAACTTGATTTGTATCCTGAAATTGCACCGATTACTGTTTCAAACTTTAAATATTTAGCTGATGAAAAGTTTTATGATGGGCTTATTTTCCATAGAGTTATAGAAGGATTTATGATTCAGGGAGGTTGTCCTAACGGTATCGGTAACGGCGGACCGAATTACAGAATTAAAGGCGAATTTTTGGCAAATGGAGTGGAAAACGATTTAGAGCACACAAGAGGGGTTATCTCAATGGCTCGTTCAAGTGCTAATGACTCTGCCGGTTCTCAGTTCTTTATTATGCATAACGATGCTCCGCATCTTGACGGTCAATATGCTGCTTTTGGCAGAGTAACCGAAGGGATTGAGTTTGTTGACGAAATTGCAACTTGCGAAACTGATGCTAACGATAAACCATTAAAAGATATTAAAATTAAAACTATTATTGTAAAGTAG
- a CDS encoding polysaccharide deacetylase family protein: MYIKAFKIRRKIIAVSIVMLTVLISFIAFAGSIKTDEREVLILMYHHILKDTSYHGKYVVSPSQFEEDLMYLKQNGYETVLIKDLIDFVYLKKELPQKCAVLSFDDGHLSNYHYIFPLIKKTNDKIVISVVGEYTDNATNTEDRNVAYSYLKWEDIKELDESGLVEIANHTYNFHNKNKRMGIGSVTGETKEEYTKIINDDLEKLNKKIKDITGKEPFTFTYPFGKVVENSYDVIKKIGFKASLSCEEGINIIRENDKECLYMLKRYNRPAGISTKEFFKNIM, encoded by the coding sequence ATGTATATTAAAGCATTTAAAATCAGAAGAAAAATAATAGCGGTTAGTATAGTTATGCTAACCGTTTTAATTTCTTTTATAGCATTTGCTGGTAGTATAAAAACTGATGAAAGGGAAGTTCTTATTTTAATGTATCATCATATTTTAAAAGATACATCATATCACGGTAAATATGTTGTTTCACCATCGCAGTTTGAAGAAGACCTGATGTATTTAAAACAAAACGGCTATGAAACAGTTCTTATAAAAGATTTGATTGATTTTGTTTATTTAAAAAAAGAGTTGCCCCAAAAGTGTGCAGTTTTATCTTTTGACGACGGTCATTTAAGTAATTATCATTATATATTTCCCTTGATTAAAAAAACAAATGATAAAATTGTTATATCGGTTGTTGGAGAATATACTGATAATGCAACCAATACAGAGGATAGAAATGTTGCATATTCATACTTAAAATGGGAAGATATAAAGGAATTAGACGAATCAGGGCTTGTTGAAATAGCAAATCATACTTATAATTTTCATAATAAAAATAAAAGAATGGGAATTGGAAGTGTTACAGGGGAAACCAAAGAGGAATATACTAAAATAATAAATGATGATTTAGAAAAACTTAATAAAAAAATAAAAGATATAACAGGAAAGGAACCTTTCACGTTTACATATCCTTTCGGGAAAGTGGTTGAAAATTCTTATGATGTTATAAAAAAGATTGGTTTTAAAGCCTCATTATCCTGTGAAGAGGGAATAAATATTATAAGAGAAAACGATAAAGAATGTTTATATATGTTAAAAAGATATAACAGACCTGCAGGAATATCAACAAAAGAATTCTTTAAAAATATAATGTAA